From Proteiniborus sp. MB09-C3, the proteins below share one genomic window:
- a CDS encoding copper ion binding protein: MKKTLTVEGMNCQHCVKAVKNALSQLEGVKSVEVDLAAKKVEVEGDNLQDAAIKEAIEDAGYEVV; the protein is encoded by the coding sequence ATGAAAAAAACATTAACAGTAGAAGGAATGAATTGTCAGCATTGTGTAAAGGCAGTAAAAAATGCATTAAGTCAACTAGAAGGAGTAAAATCAGTAGAGGTAGATCTAGCAGCAAAGAAAGTAGAAGTAGAGGGAGACAATCTACAAGATGCAGCAATAAAAGAAGCAATTGAAGATGCAGGTTATGAAGTAGTATAG
- the spoIID gene encoding stage II sporulation protein D, whose product MLSNNIIYINVFIHRENRIVRMPLEEIVAMAVLTQIKQEFHIEMIKVQGIVARTQLVRLMRAYDGAGCSNHYGCDICDEGHCIQLEDNNRLKEIWGDEYENRVKIVEKAVRETEGVIMTFDNKPIDARFHDTCGGSTENSESVMAREIVYLRRVLCDYCTESPNWDDSKSISVKELEEKLNVKFPSLKPTLKTSIESFFDDVKRDEYGRVISIKISGKEFKGTEIIELLGLNSTRFSFSPTIIAFVTRGKGDGLGLCQYGGNQMALEGKNYLEILNYYFTGIEIKKIEAPCIEKPLSGRIIMLDPGHGGENSHDYIGVNGTSEKELVLKISQKLKASLEELGAKVSMTRDKDEYVSLSNRAQMANKLRPDFFLSVHLNGYANPSIHGCEIYYYRSDKESETLAKSIMANLTKDGEILDRGIRVADFYLLREVNVGSLHLELEYITNPNKELKLNDETYIDKVIARITAGFVEYYKY is encoded by the coding sequence ATGTTATCTAATAACATTATTTATATAAATGTTTTTATTCATAGAGAAAATAGAATAGTGCGGATGCCACTGGAAGAGATTGTTGCAATGGCGGTTTTAACACAAATAAAGCAAGAATTTCATATTGAGATGATTAAAGTACAAGGAATAGTAGCGAGAACACAGCTTGTACGCTTAATGAGGGCCTATGACGGAGCAGGATGCTCAAATCACTATGGATGTGATATCTGCGATGAAGGACATTGTATACAATTAGAAGACAATAATCGCTTAAAAGAGATTTGGGGAGATGAATACGAAAATAGGGTAAAAATAGTAGAAAAGGCCGTAAGAGAAACAGAAGGGGTTATCATGACCTTTGATAACAAACCAATAGATGCTAGATTTCATGATACCTGTGGAGGTTCTACGGAAAATTCAGAAAGTGTCATGGCAAGAGAAATAGTATATCTAAGAAGAGTATTATGTGATTATTGTACTGAATCACCTAATTGGGATGATAGTAAATCTATATCCGTAAAAGAACTTGAGGAAAAGCTAAATGTAAAGTTCCCTTCTTTAAAGCCTACCTTAAAAACTAGTATAGAAAGCTTTTTTGATGATGTAAAAAGAGATGAATATGGGCGTGTTATCAGTATAAAAATATCAGGTAAGGAGTTCAAGGGAACAGAAATTATAGAATTACTGGGGCTTAATTCTACAAGATTTAGCTTCTCCCCTACGATAATAGCCTTCGTCACTAGAGGAAAAGGAGATGGATTAGGGCTATGTCAATATGGTGGAAATCAAATGGCCTTAGAAGGCAAAAATTATTTAGAAATATTAAATTATTATTTTACAGGCATTGAAATAAAGAAAATTGAAGCACCATGTATAGAAAAGCCGTTAAGTGGAAGAATAATAATGTTAGATCCTGGTCATGGAGGAGAAAATAGCCACGATTATATTGGAGTCAATGGAACAAGCGAAAAGGAGCTAGTTCTTAAAATATCTCAAAAGCTTAAGGCATCATTGGAAGAGCTTGGAGCAAAGGTTTCTATGACTAGAGACAAAGACGAGTACGTTTCATTATCTAATAGGGCGCAAATGGCTAATAAATTAAGGCCTGATTTTTTTCTTAGCGTTCATTTGAATGGCTACGCTAATCCTTCAATACATGGATGTGAGATATATTATTATAGAAGTGACAAGGAAAGCGAGACATTAGCAAAATCAATAATGGCAAACCTAACTAAAGATGGAGAAATTCTTGACCGTGGAATAAGGGTAGCAGACTTTTACTTATTGAGAGAAGTCAATGTAGGGTCACTACATCTAGAACTAGAATATATAACTAATCCTAATAAAGAATTGAAATTAAATGATGAGACATATATTGACAAAGTAATAGCTCGAATTACGGCTGGATTTGTAGAATACTACAAATATTAG
- a CDS encoding metal-sensing transcriptional repressor, producing MNKGRKNALNLLKTSKGQLEGIIKMIEEERYCVDISKQILSVIGLLKKANLNILDQHIKSCVKDAILEGHGDEKIEEIINVIDKYIK from the coding sequence ATGAATAAAGGAAGGAAGAATGCATTAAATCTTCTCAAAACTTCTAAGGGACAGTTAGAAGGTATCATAAAGATGATAGAGGAAGAAAGATACTGTGTAGACATATCAAAGCAGATACTATCAGTAATAGGCCTTCTAAAAAAAGCAAATCTAAATATATTAGATCAGCACATAAAGAGCTGTGTAAAGGATGCTATTTTAGAAGGGCATGGAGATGAAAAGATAGAAGAAATAATCAATGTAATAGATAAGTATATAAAATAA
- a CDS encoding CoA transferase subunit A, whose amino-acid sequence MTKIKNSIKEALSVVKSGDTLLVGGFGLVGSPLSLIEGLINSDVDNLTVVSNNLGEQNRGLGKLLNQGKIKKGIGSYFTSNRDVGEAYKKGIIELELSPQGTLAERMRAGGVGIPAFYTQTAQGTDLGKGKEERCFNGDKYILETALRGNVALIRAHKADTLGNLVYYKTARNFNPIMATAADYVIAEVDEIVEAGELDPECIVTPHLYVDTIVKATHILTKEGVVYNG is encoded by the coding sequence ATGACAAAAATAAAAAATAGCATTAAAGAAGCTTTATCAGTTGTCAAGAGTGGTGATACCCTTCTTGTTGGTGGCTTTGGGTTGGTTGGTAGCCCACTATCATTAATTGAAGGATTGATCAATTCAGATGTAGATAATTTAACAGTTGTAAGCAACAATTTAGGAGAGCAAAACAGAGGACTTGGAAAGCTGTTAAATCAAGGAAAGATAAAAAAGGGAATAGGCTCTTATTTTACTAGCAATAGAGATGTAGGCGAGGCATATAAAAAAGGAATTATTGAATTAGAATTAAGTCCTCAAGGAACTCTTGCAGAAAGAATGAGAGCTGGAGGAGTGGGAATCCCTGCTTTTTATACACAGACAGCTCAAGGAACAGACTTAGGGAAAGGAAAAGAAGAAAGATGCTTCAATGGGGATAAGTATATACTTGAAACTGCTTTGCGAGGTAATGTAGCTTTAATTAGAGCACATAAAGCAGATACTTTAGGGAACTTAGTATACTATAAAACTGCTAGAAACTTCAACCCTATAATGGCAACTGCTGCTGATTATGTTATTGCAGAAGTTGATGAAATTGTAGAAGCTGGAGAACTAGATCCAGAGTGTATAGTTACACCACATCTGTACGTTGATACTATAGTGAAAGCAACTCATATTTTAACTAAGGAAGGGGTGGTATATAATGGATAA
- a CDS encoding heavy metal translocating P-type ATPase, with product MAIKKSTIKVSGMTCAACSKRVENSLSKLEGVITATVNLVIEKATVEYDDAKLSIDDIVKAIEKTGYETSTGKITLNIEGMTCAACSSRVEKVLSKINGVTSVNVNLALNKGTIEYIEGELTAEDFKNAVKKAGYKATEEIDSSVDRDKEAREKEIKKLKTLFVVSVVFALPLFSAMFFHMANIHTILSNGYFQLLLATPVQFIVGYRFYKGAYHSLRGGGANMDVLVSMGTSAAYFYSLYNVIIGVPDYYFEASAVIITLILLGKLLEASAKGRTSEAIKKLMGLQAKTARILRDGEEIDIPIEEVEVGDIIIVRPGEKIPVDGKVVDGNSSVDESMLTGESIPVDKKVGDEVIGATINKFGTFKFEATKIGKDTALAQIIKLVEDAQGSKAPVQRLADKISGIFVPVVVIIAFATFLLWYFIAGDFTQALISAVAVLVIACPCALGLATPTAIMVGTGKGAENGILIKGGEHLERAHKLNSIVFDKTGTITKGEPEVTDIIAFDYEEDLILRLTGIAEKNSEHPLGQAIVERAKEKGIALNDADKFEAIPGHGIYASIEGKDLYVGNRKLMKDKNIEISHVEEKISSLEDEGKTAMLISIDGKISGIIAVADTVKEHSKEAIKRLTDMGIEVYMITGDNERTAKAIARQVGIDNVLAEVLPEHKAENIERIKAEGKVVGMVGDGINDAPALAAADTGFAIGTGTDVAMEAADITLIKGDLRDIVHAIELSRKTMRTIKQNLFWAFAYNTAGIPLAALGFLNPMIAGAAMAFSSVSVVSNSLRLKRFRVK from the coding sequence ATGGCTATAAAAAAATCAACTATAAAGGTTTCAGGGATGACTTGTGCAGCTTGTTCAAAAAGGGTAGAGAATTCTCTATCAAAGCTAGAAGGAGTAATTACTGCTACAGTAAATCTAGTTATAGAAAAAGCTACTGTTGAATACGACGATGCAAAACTTTCTATTGATGATATAGTAAAGGCTATTGAAAAAACAGGATATGAAACTTCAACAGGAAAGATTACTTTAAATATAGAGGGCATGACCTGTGCAGCTTGCTCATCAAGGGTAGAAAAAGTCCTTAGTAAAATAAATGGAGTGACATCAGTAAATGTTAACCTAGCTTTAAATAAAGGGACCATAGAGTATATAGAAGGCGAACTCACAGCAGAGGATTTTAAAAATGCTGTTAAGAAGGCAGGATATAAAGCAACAGAGGAAATAGATTCAAGTGTGGATAGAGATAAGGAAGCCAGAGAAAAAGAGATTAAAAAGCTAAAAACTCTGTTTGTAGTATCGGTCGTATTTGCGCTCCCTCTTTTCTCAGCAATGTTTTTCCATATGGCAAATATCCATACTATTTTAAGCAACGGATATTTTCAATTATTACTAGCTACACCTGTTCAATTTATTGTTGGATATAGATTTTATAAGGGTGCATATCATTCTCTTAGGGGCGGAGGAGCCAATATGGATGTACTGGTTTCCATGGGTACATCAGCTGCGTATTTTTACAGTCTATATAATGTAATAATAGGAGTTCCTGATTATTATTTTGAAGCCTCAGCAGTTATTATTACATTGATACTGTTAGGAAAGCTTTTGGAAGCCTCTGCAAAAGGCAGAACATCAGAGGCAATCAAGAAACTAATGGGATTGCAGGCTAAAACTGCAAGAATACTTAGGGATGGAGAAGAAATTGATATACCCATAGAAGAAGTAGAAGTAGGAGATATAATAATAGTTAGACCAGGAGAAAAGATTCCAGTAGACGGAAAGGTTGTAGATGGGAATTCCTCAGTAGATGAGTCTATGCTCACAGGTGAAAGTATACCAGTGGATAAAAAAGTCGGAGATGAAGTAATAGGTGCTACAATAAATAAATTTGGAACATTTAAATTTGAAGCAACAAAAATCGGGAAAGATACAGCATTAGCACAGATTATAAAATTAGTGGAGGATGCTCAAGGCTCTAAAGCTCCAGTTCAGAGACTTGCAGATAAAATATCAGGCATATTCGTACCCGTAGTAGTTATCATAGCATTTGCTACCTTCTTATTATGGTATTTCATAGCAGGAGACTTTACACAGGCTTTAATCAGTGCAGTTGCAGTATTGGTAATAGCATGCCCTTGTGCCCTAGGCTTGGCTACCCCTACAGCTATAATGGTAGGTACAGGAAAGGGCGCAGAGAATGGTATATTAATAAAAGGCGGAGAACATCTAGAGAGAGCTCACAAGCTAAATTCCATAGTATTCGATAAGACAGGAACCATAACTAAGGGTGAGCCAGAAGTTACAGATATAATAGCTTTTGACTATGAAGAAGACTTGATATTGAGACTTACAGGAATTGCAGAGAAAAATTCTGAGCATCCATTAGGTCAAGCAATAGTAGAGAGAGCAAAAGAAAAAGGCATTGCATTAAATGATGCTGATAAATTTGAAGCCATACCAGGTCATGGAATATACGCTTCTATAGAAGGAAAAGATTTATATGTAGGAAACAGAAAGCTTATGAAAGACAAAAATATAGAAATATCACATGTAGAGGAGAAGATATCTTCTCTAGAAGATGAAGGAAAGACAGCTATGCTGATATCTATAGATGGGAAAATAAGTGGAATAATTGCAGTAGCAGATACAGTAAAGGAACATTCAAAGGAAGCTATCAAAAGACTGACAGATATGGGAATAGAAGTTTATATGATAACAGGAGATAATGAAAGGACTGCAAAAGCAATTGCAAGACAAGTCGGTATAGATAATGTATTAGCTGAAGTTCTTCCAGAGCATAAAGCAGAGAATATTGAAAGAATTAAAGCAGAAGGAAAAGTTGTAGGAATGGTTGGTGATGGAATAAACGATGCTCCTGCCCTTGCAGCAGCTGATACAGGATTTGCCATAGGAACAGGAACTGATGTAGCTATGGAAGCTGCAGATATTACTCTTATAAAGGGAGATTTAAGGGATATAGTTCATGCCATAGAGTTAAGCAGAAAAACCATGAGAACAATAAAACAAAATCTATTCTGGGCATTTGCATATAATACAGCAGGTATTCCTCTTGCAGCCTTAGGCTTCTTAAATCCAATGATAGCAGGAGCAGCCATGGCATTCAGTTCAGTTTCTGTAGTCAGCAATTCATTGAGATTAAAGAGATTTAGAGTGAAGTAA
- a CDS encoding Veg family protein yields the protein MLEKNSLAKIRANVESCVGQKVRLKANKGRKKTTIREGIIESAYPSIFVVKIDGGYNSIRRVSYSYSDILTETVEVTLCNEEKKIQIS from the coding sequence TTGTTGGAAAAAAACTCTCTGGCGAAAATCAGAGCCAATGTAGAAAGTTGCGTAGGACAGAAAGTCAGGTTAAAAGCTAACAAGGGAAGGAAGAAGACAACAATCAGGGAAGGAATTATAGAAAGCGCATACCCTAGTATTTTTGTAGTAAAAATCGATGGCGGATATAATTCTATAAGGAGAGTATCATATAGTTATTCTGATATATTGACAGAAACAGTTGAAGTTACCCTATGTAATGAAGAGAAAAAAATTCAGATAAGCTAA
- a CDS encoding 3-oxoacid CoA-transferase subunit B, whose translation MDKKDGTKYNIAKRAAQELKGPLIVNLGIGVPTLVPNYVNDEQVFLHTENGMLGVGPVDDNNIDPNLVNAGKLPVSEMIGSSYFDSAQSFGMIRGGHVDVAILGVLQADETGKIANWSVPGQDIIGVGGAMDLLCGTKKVICTMMHTTKTGESKILKKCTYPITSERQVDMIITNLAVFEFIEGKMYLTELMPGATIEEVRAKTEANFIEKLK comes from the coding sequence ATGGATAAAAAAGATGGAACTAAATATAATATTGCAAAAAGAGCAGCTCAAGAACTCAAAGGGCCACTTATTGTAAATCTAGGAATTGGCGTACCTACTTTAGTTCCTAACTATGTAAATGATGAACAGGTATTTTTGCATACAGAAAATGGGATGTTAGGTGTTGGTCCTGTAGACGACAATAACATTGATCCTAATCTAGTAAATGCAGGTAAATTACCTGTGTCAGAAATGATTGGTTCATCCTATTTTGATAGTGCTCAATCTTTTGGTATGATTCGTGGAGGTCATGTAGATGTGGCAATCTTGGGAGTTTTACAGGCTGATGAAACAGGTAAAATAGCTAACTGGTCTGTTCCAGGTCAAGACATCATTGGAGTAGGTGGAGCGATGGATTTACTTTGTGGAACAAAAAAAGTAATATGCACCATGATGCATACAACTAAAACTGGTGAGTCTAAGATTCTTAAAAAGTGTACCTATCCAATTACTTCTGAAAGACAAGTGGACATGATAATTACAAATTTAGCTGTATTTGAATTTATAGAAGGTAAGATGTATTTAACAGAATTAATGCCTGGAGCAACTATTGAGGAAGTTAGGGCAAAAACAGAAGCTAATTTTATAGAAAAACTTAAATAG
- a CDS encoding thiolase family protein, translated as MKDVVIIDSVRTPIGSLGGTLKNIAADILAAETIKELLKRTELNPNKIDEVILGQAKQSADISNIARVASLRAGIPLEVPGYTVHRQCGSGLQVINNATQQIQSENADIVVCGGAESMSTAPYYVNNVRFGVKAGNIELKDPNTASQPGSQPYEVYGDLTMGMTAENVAEKYVISREEQDRFALQSQERARRAINEGRFKDQIVPLIIQQKKNSFSFDTDEYPRDTNMEALGKLKPVFKKEGTVTAGNASGRNDGAAALLIMSKEKAVELGYKNGFRVVAFASAGVDPNYMGLGPIPATKKALEKANLSIEDIDVIELNEAFAAQALAFFREFKLDPTTEKANPNGGAISLGHPIGATGSILMTKLMHELNRIKGKYGVVTLCIAGGIGITTIVERIEIK; from the coding sequence GTGAAAGATGTCGTTATTATAGATTCTGTGAGAACACCAATAGGTTCATTAGGAGGAACACTTAAAAATATTGCAGCTGATATACTCGCAGCTGAGACTATTAAGGAGTTATTGAAACGTACAGAACTTAATCCAAATAAAATCGATGAGGTGATACTAGGTCAGGCAAAGCAAAGTGCAGATATTTCCAACATTGCTAGAGTAGCCTCTCTACGTGCAGGAATACCGCTAGAAGTTCCTGGATACACAGTTCACAGGCAATGTGGATCAGGTTTGCAGGTTATAAATAATGCAACGCAACAAATTCAATCTGAGAATGCAGACATAGTTGTGTGTGGAGGAGCCGAGTCAATGAGCACTGCACCATATTATGTAAACAATGTTCGTTTTGGAGTAAAAGCGGGGAATATTGAGTTAAAAGATCCAAATACAGCTAGCCAACCTGGTTCACAACCTTATGAGGTTTATGGAGATTTAACCATGGGAATGACAGCAGAAAATGTTGCTGAAAAATACGTAATTTCTAGAGAGGAGCAGGACAGGTTTGCCTTACAGTCTCAAGAAAGAGCTCGTAGAGCGATTAATGAAGGCAGATTTAAAGATCAAATAGTCCCATTAATCATACAGCAAAAAAAGAACAGTTTTTCTTTTGATACTGATGAATACCCTCGTGATACAAATATGGAGGCATTAGGAAAACTAAAACCAGTTTTCAAAAAGGAAGGAACAGTAACTGCGGGAAATGCAAGTGGTAGGAATGATGGTGCAGCAGCATTACTTATTATGTCTAAAGAAAAAGCTGTAGAATTAGGCTATAAAAATGGGTTTAGAGTTGTTGCCTTTGCCTCAGCGGGAGTAGATCCAAACTACATGGGTTTAGGACCAATTCCAGCTACTAAAAAAGCTCTGGAGAAAGCAAACTTATCAATAGAGGATATAGACGTAATAGAATTAAATGAAGCTTTTGCGGCCCAAGCATTAGCATTCTTTAGAGAATTTAAATTAGACCCAACAACAGAAAAAGCAAATCCTAATGGAGGAGCAATTTCTCTAGGTCATCCAATTGGTGCCACTGGTTCAATATTAATGACAAAACTTATGCATGAACTAAACAGGATTAAAGGTAAATATGGAGTTGTTACTTTATGTATTGCAGGCGGCATTGGAATAACTACAATAGTTGAAAGAATTGAAATAAAATAA
- a CDS encoding heme NO-binding domain-containing protein yields the protein MKGTIVSAWIKTSRKLYDDSLVNEAMTAVGMNPDKIFKPTEDIEDSYARGFVDAISKKLGKSANDTWEEIGIDNVLTFSEDYPGFFKYKNLYSFLKAMYDIHVVVTERIPGANPPILSMKAISGNMAEMTYKSQRGMFGYFHGMLKGAAKYYNESINVEVIEKTDTFTKIHITFAEQIYEYKQYRFNKFLSLGFIKKFEIKVAVASLILVGIPHILLSSFLDKWPLAGITLVLSFLVPAIITKLLLMPTKSIMYQLRNLKENNFSEEHDISTNDFFEDINSLINGYKDVLREDFVGFKGMTDELNVFSDKFNDISNNMNFTSKEISAVVEQVAMGAVNQAEETENSAYLLNNNIVALNKISDDENHSKDELEKVVERIGNSYNELKSTSSNLDNMLNEFERVKENSLSLQKRAQDVTKIVETVETIADQTNLLALNAAIEASRAGDQGRGFAVVADEIRKLAEESKNAVQHINSNLLSFINEIDSVVSQVENQYSILDNENTKLSSVADVNHSIVISVKEVSSSLIEAIKQLNDETSNINKVSENIESLAAIAEENSASSEEVSANMTSYAAELEKMMDNIVEFKNVSEAFKEDLEKYKM from the coding sequence ATGAAAGGAACTATTGTATCCGCATGGATTAAAACTTCAAGAAAGCTTTACGACGACTCCTTAGTTAACGAAGCTATGACAGCAGTTGGAATGAATCCTGATAAGATATTTAAGCCTACTGAGGATATAGAGGATTCTTATGCAAGAGGATTTGTAGATGCTATTTCAAAAAAACTTGGTAAATCTGCCAATGATACATGGGAAGAAATAGGTATTGATAATGTGCTTACATTTTCTGAAGATTATCCTGGTTTCTTTAAGTATAAAAATCTGTATTCATTTTTAAAAGCCATGTATGATATACATGTGGTAGTTACAGAAAGAATACCTGGCGCCAATCCTCCTATATTAAGCATGAAAGCCATAAGTGGAAATATGGCAGAAATGACCTATAAATCACAAAGAGGCATGTTTGGTTATTTTCATGGTATGCTTAAGGGAGCTGCTAAGTATTATAATGAAAGTATCAATGTGGAGGTTATTGAAAAAACTGATACTTTCACTAAAATACATATTACTTTTGCTGAACAGATTTACGAATATAAACAATATAGATTTAATAAATTTTTATCTTTAGGATTTATAAAAAAATTTGAAATCAAAGTCGCTGTTGCCTCACTAATTTTAGTTGGAATTCCTCATATATTGCTTTCTAGCTTCTTAGATAAGTGGCCTTTAGCAGGTATTACCTTAGTACTAAGCTTTTTAGTTCCAGCAATAATTACGAAGCTGCTTCTAATGCCTACTAAAAGTATTATGTATCAGCTAAGAAACTTAAAGGAAAATAACTTTTCTGAGGAACATGACATATCTACTAATGATTTTTTCGAAGATATAAATTCATTAATCAATGGGTATAAAGATGTTTTGAGAGAAGATTTTGTCGGATTTAAAGGCATGACCGACGAGTTAAATGTATTTAGCGATAAATTTAATGATATCTCGAATAATATGAATTTTACTTCAAAGGAAATCTCCGCAGTCGTTGAGCAGGTAGCTATGGGTGCAGTAAATCAGGCAGAGGAAACTGAAAACTCTGCATATCTGTTAAACAATAATATTGTAGCACTAAATAAAATATCTGATGATGAAAATCATAGTAAGGATGAGCTTGAGAAGGTTGTCGAAAGAATAGGTAATAGCTACAATGAGCTAAAAAGCACTTCTTCCAATTTAGATAATATGCTAAATGAATTTGAAAGAGTTAAAGAGAATAGTCTTTCTCTTCAAAAAAGAGCTCAGGATGTTACAAAAATAGTTGAAACCGTTGAAACTATTGCTGACCAAACTAATCTACTTGCTTTAAATGCTGCCATTGAAGCCTCAAGGGCAGGTGATCAAGGTAGAGGATTTGCTGTTGTAGCTGATGAAATAAGAAAGCTTGCAGAGGAGTCAAAAAATGCAGTTCAGCATATTAATTCTAATTTATTATCATTTATAAATGAAATTGATTCTGTAGTGTCTCAGGTTGAAAATCAATATTCAATATTAGACAATGAAAATACTAAGCTTTCAAGTGTTGCTGATGTAAATCACTCTATTGTAATTTCTGTTAAAGAAGTATCCTCTTCTCTAATAGAAGCTATTAAGCAGCTTAATGATGAAACAAGCAATATAAATAAGGTATCCGAAAATATTGAATCACTGGCTGCTATAGCCGAGGAAAACTCTGCTTCCTCTGAAGAAGTAAGTGCAAATATGACTTCTTATGCAGCAGAGCTTGAAAAGATGATGGATAATATTGTTGAATTCAAGAATGTATCTGAAGCCTTTAAGGAAGACCTTGAAAAATATAAGATGTAA
- a CDS encoding muconate/chloromuconate family cycloisomerase, protein MAIKEFKTYILDMETVRPHQLSMTTITSQAIIVGRAIDEDGTEGWSEVANIGGISYGEQTPEAIKINIDTYLAKFVIGREAKDFNLIMHEIGHAAKGNNYSKAVVEGALIDLAARQKGIPAYELLGGKIHNSIPLAWTLASGNTERDIKEAKELLAIKRHKIFKLKIGTGDPDANVEHVRKIIEAVGDQAKVTVDINQAWDEDTSVRCIKKLQDYGVNMVEQPVPVWNYEAMARLTQKFDVPIMADESSTYIHDCFLIAKHRAGNCIALKPCKHGGLLETKKVAAIAEAAGFGLYGGTMIESSLGSAMALSVYSTISAFEFGTELFGQFLYKDRITVDELQVKDYELIIPDKPGFGLEVDVDKVKFYARDFY, encoded by the coding sequence ATGGCAATTAAAGAATTTAAAACATATATTTTAGATATGGAGACTGTGAGACCTCATCAACTATCAATGACTACAATTACTTCGCAGGCCATTATTGTAGGACGTGCTATTGATGAAGATGGAACTGAGGGTTGGTCGGAAGTTGCAAACATTGGTGGAATTTCATATGGGGAGCAAACACCAGAAGCAATTAAGATTAATATTGATACTTATTTAGCTAAATTTGTAATTGGTAGAGAAGCTAAAGACTTTAATTTAATAATGCACGAAATTGGACATGCTGCTAAAGGTAACAACTATTCTAAAGCAGTTGTAGAGGGAGCACTTATTGATTTAGCAGCTAGACAAAAAGGAATTCCTGCCTATGAATTATTAGGAGGGAAAATTCACAATTCTATTCCATTGGCTTGGACTTTAGCATCTGGCAATACTGAAAGAGATATAAAAGAAGCTAAAGAGCTATTGGCTATTAAAAGACATAAAATATTTAAGCTGAAAATAGGTACTGGAGATCCAGATGCAAATGTAGAGCATGTTAGAAAAATAATTGAAGCCGTTGGAGATCAAGCTAAAGTAACTGTTGATATAAATCAGGCCTGGGATGAAGATACTTCTGTGCGTTGCATCAAAAAATTACAGGATTATGGTGTGAACATGGTTGAGCAACCAGTTCCTGTTTGGAATTATGAAGCTATGGCGAGACTGACACAAAAATTTGATGTTCCTATAATGGCAGACGAATCTTCAACTTATATACATGATTGCTTTCTTATTGCTAAACATAGAGCAGGAAATTGTATAGCATTAAAACCATGCAAACATGGAGGTTTATTAGAAACTAAAAAAGTCGCAGCTATTGCTGAAGCAGCTGGCTTTGGATTATATGGGGGAACTATGATTGAATCAAGCCTTGGTTCTGCAATGGCACTTTCTGTGTATTCAACAATTTCAGCATTTGAGTTTGGAACCGAACTATTCGGACAATTCTTATACAAAGACAGAATAACAGTTGACGAATTACAAGTTAAAGACTATGAATTAATTATTCCTGATAAGCCGGGATTTGGTCTTGAGGTTGATGTAGATAAAGTAAAATTCTATGCAAGAGACTTTTATTAA